In Globicephala melas chromosome 20, mGloMel1.2, whole genome shotgun sequence, the genomic window CATGTCTGGATTGTCTTTAAATTGGTCGTTTTAATGAATGCTTATAACCATTGAAAATTTTAAGGGCAGTGGCTTCTAAATTCTAGGCGTATTAGTGAACCCCATatctgggagcttttaaaaataaggattcatgggacttctttggtggcctagtggttaggatgcGGTGCTATGACTGCCGTGGGGTGGGCTcaatcctggtcggggaactggatcccgcaagctgtgcagtgcgTTGCGgccaagaagagagaaaaaaaaaagaagggattcATGATCCTTTCTGATTTATAATATTTGAGAAGTAAAGAAATCTAAATGTAATAAATACCTCAAGTGCCGTGAATGGATGACTCGGCCACGGAACTCTGAGTTAGAATCTATGTTTTATCACCAGGTATTGAGTGAAAGGAAAGGCAAATAAATGTACAAGAGCTACCCTACACGTTATTGGAGTCGAAAATTGATAACCTGGTTCAAAAGCTTGGAAACATTGTATCTGTTAAGGATGCATTTGTCTTAAAAGAACACATGATCTTATCTCATTTTTACAACTggaatgattttattttgggAAGGGAAGTGGTCTACATTTGTAGTGAAATTATTTCGTCAGTAACGTGGAAGCCAAATCTCTTTAATCACAGGCAGTGAAACCTGATAATGTGCTAGCAGCTGTTTGATCTTTCCTATCTTTGGCACCTGTGATCTAAGGGTCACTCTGGCCACGATGATCCTTTCCCATCAGTCAGGACAGCTAGTTTACAGTTTTGCTACTGGTGGTACCTGTCTGATCAGTggggcccacaggccaaatccagttCACTGCCGACTTTTCTTGACTGCCTGCAAACTAATAATGATTTTTACGTTTTTGTGTggctgaaaaaaatcaacagtatTTCATAGTGTGTGAAAATTTTAtggaattcaaatttcagtatccaaaaataaacttttattgagatggccatgctcattcatttacattttgtcTATGGCTGTTTGCGCCCTACAGAGGCAGAGCTGAATAGTTGTGACCAATAGTTGTGACCAAGCCAGACCAATAGTTGTGACCAAGTTGAGGCATGTAAAGGATTGCAGCTGAATAGTTGTGACCAAGCCTGCAAAGGCTTAAATAGTTACTAtctggacctttacagaaaaagattttgcaGACCGCTGGCATGGAAAGTCCGTGCTGTTTACTTACAGGTTAGAGCAGTTCTTAGGCCTGTTCTGTAACTACGTATGGTTAGTCTTAACTATTTTCACTTATTACTTTTGATAGGCTGAGCTATCTCTCTGTGGCCACCAGgatatcatttcattcatttatttatttttttatgttttgccatgctgtgtggcatgtgggatcttagttccccagagatcgaacccgtgccccactgcattgggagtgtggagtcttaaccattggaccaccagggaagtccccattcatttatttttcatttatgaaataatgATGTTCAACTAACACGTCTTGGAAACGTTTATGTGTCTCTAGTGCagttaaaagattttgcacaaaagcttttaaaaacgTTATTTGACATGAATCTTCCTTGAGTTTTTATAACTTTAACTGGATCCAACAATGAACGCCAAGGAGTCAATAAAAAACCGAATcactttctttaaataaaaaagccATACATTTATTGCAAATCTAGAAGTACCAGAATGTCACAGAATACAGAACAAATCAgcaatcctgttttcattttctgccaAATATTTAAAACCTTGATTACTGACATACTGAAACtggcatacattttattttccatgcaATTAACAGAATGGACGTCTTAAGCAGATCGCTCTGAAACCAGATATAAATATTAAGTTGTATTGAACATTCATAGTAAAAAAGGCTGTAAAGTGCTGAAGTCATGAAGTCTGCAAAAGTGCCACAAGCTCCAAGTCCTTCTCTGGTAGTGACAGAGATTTGCTACATCCAGCTTGTTCTAGGTGTGTCTGTTTTTGACAGACACGTTGTCatttcctccccagcccctccccaaagTTTTACAGATTGTCCTATTTCTATGGCTGATCAAACACTGTACAGAAACGTAGCAGGTGGTGATGAACTATGCCACTTTCATTTCAGTGCAGAGAAATATTCAAGCTTGTGTGTACCTGTAACCAAACTAGGcttgttatattttttttccccctgagttGTCATAAATTAACAGTAAATGAATAAAGATGGAGCAGCAGTACTGACCATCACCTGTAGAGTGAGATTCAGGACATTATGAGTACGCAGCCAACCTGTTACCCTCATACTTGcccttttacagaaaaatgtgCACATGAGAAATACTATACATGTAATGTAACTCCAAAAAAAACCCAGTGACCAGTTAACCCAATAACTCTGGTAACGTAGAGCAATCAGGGTTTATATGATATAACTCATGATGGTAAAATAAATGTCTCTGCTATCCCACGTGAAATACAGAAATGCTTCAAcggtgagattaaaaaaaaaatcagaaatgcttCAACAATTCAATGAAATATAATTCTGATCAAAGAAGATCCTCAAGTATTCTTAGGTGAtaaaacaaatcatttaaaaaagctAAGTCGATTTGCTACTCATCATCATCCCCCCCCCCCCTGAAATGACGCACGTTGTCGTTAATCAAACTGAAGAATCCTTAAACTTGGCCTTTTACGAGAGTCACTTTACAAGTTAAGAAGTATTCTTTGAGGCATGTAAAGGATTGCAGAAAGGGGGTAGAAATTCTGCTTATgtctcagattttctttcttttgattacttTATTCATTCTAGAATAACTTAATAATAAATAGCGGTTTAAATTAAAGACACTACAATCACATATTTCTGAATAATTAAAAGCAATAGGAAACACATTTTTGAATGCTGTGCTGTGTGTTCTGTATCGAAATGCTTCTGGTAGTGACTGGCCATAAAAAAGTGGTCATCTTCACATTTATGAAGTTCaagttacattatttttaaaatttccgtTTACTAGCCAAATGTTTGGTCTCAAACTGTACTTCATTTCCATGAACTATGTGGAAAATTCAGAGGCCCTAATTTGTTAATGGAAACCTCAGTATTTTTCAAAGGGTTTTAAACAATTTGTTCATATTTCTGaaaattagaaatgttttaaatgatgtaagctttttttttttttttttgtaatggccaatttcattgcagtggcctcgGCCAGATGTCCTTTTCCAAGATAGTAGTTTATCACATGTGAGAGCTCTTAAAACCACTTTGCCAATTCATGTCACTCTTAAAACCGGAATGCGACCCCGAGAGTCCTGTGCATCTTCGTATTGCTACTGAATACAGCCAGGGTGACGTACAGAAAGGGTGTTcggtggtttttgttttggcttaAAAAACAAGCGAAAAGGAaaacttacaagaaaaaaaagaaggatgttGGTAGTGGTGTTCACGCATACATTCCCTTTAGAGTGTAGTCTGGAAAGCGGGTGGGTGGTCCACATCTCTGCTGCCCTGGGtcccctgtcccccaccctctccagccccCAGGGAGGCTGGTGTGAATGACAGGCGTATCACACGGGCTCCGTTTTCATAGGAGCTCTGTGCTCAGTCTTCCCCAGGTCCATTTCAAGAAAGTCTTCTGGGATGTCTTGTAAAGCTTTCCCACGGTGACTCTCGGCCTTCCCTTCCCCGGCTCGGGGACGGCGGCACAGCCCCCTTTTACAGGGTCTCACGAGGGCGAGGCACACAGCGGCCACAAGCATCCCAGCCGCGCAGGAGTAGAAGGCTCTGCTGTAGATCTTGCTCTGGTCCACCAGAAGCCCTGCGGGAGCGTCAGCACATTAGCCACAAAGACCCCCCCGCCAGGCTCCCCCAAACTCAGCCACTTCTCAGGCTCTTTGCCTTccttgttttgtctgttttgttttgttttgtttttaagaaaaaagcatGTGGAAGGTAGGAGTCTTTTCTAGACGGGAGAGAAGATGTAGACAAACGTACAACCTACTTAGCACCTGAGAAAATTCTGTCACTCAGATGTTCTTTGTGGGCTGATCTAAAACTTGGGAACGGTGAGATGCCCACTCCTTTGGAAAGCTGACATCCTCTCCTAAGAGGAAAGAGCTCTTTTATTTTCACTCGAGTTCACTTCAGGTATCTTTTCACATGGGGTAAGATTTCTAATCACAATAACCTCAAGGACTTATTTCAGGGCTAACATGTAAAATAAAGCCATGTCCTTCCTACAGGGAAATATTCTGTAGTGATTAGTGAAGCGCTCTGCAGAGTGCTGTTCTAGGTTCAGTTCCCTAAAACCCCTCCCTAGAAGGGAAGCTGGCTTACAGAAGACCCTTAGTTCTGTTATCCCAAAAGTCAGAGGGTAATGAGGTCAGAAATCCAAGCGTTCCCCGCCCCCGCTGCGAGCATTTTTCAAGGtagaaaaaggtagaaaaagccCGGGCAGCTTGGGCTGCAGACCCAGGTTCTAATCCTGACTTGGTCACTGATTTACCATTGGGCGGTACGCTGACATTCTCTGGCTTTCACTTTCCTCATATTTAAGTCAAGAGAGGTGGCTCGGGTAACCTCTATCCCGACACCTCTAAAATTCTCTGCAAGTATAAAAATcaatagttttattttccattcgACTTGAATAGGAAGCTGGCACTATTAGTAAAAGGACAGTATACTACAGGTGGAATCTAAACTGTGACACAGATGAACTCAtctacgaaacagactcacagacttgtggttgccaagggggagggggatgagggagggatggagtgggagtttggggttagcaggtgcaaactgtTAGATACAGGATGAATAACAACAAGCtgctactgtagagcacagggaactgtattcaatatcctgggatagaCCGTCGtggaaaagtaaaatattgtAAAAGGATAGCAGACAAGGGTTTTACTTTGTGTATTTAACTTACCTGCAAGTGGCGGTCCAGCCAGTCCCGCGATGCTCTGGAAGAAGACATAGACGCCAGCCGCTGAAGACATCTTCTCGATTCCCACGACGTCGTCCTCAGCGAGCAGCGGGATGTGGGTCCCCGCCACCGTCCCAACCATAATCCCGGAAAATACACTACAGGACATGAGACCCCAGAATTCAGTGGCAAAAGTAAAGGCAAACAGGGACACGGTCAGTAAGACGACACAGATGAGCTCGATGTAGATCTTGCGGATGGGCTCTCTGTTCaggaccagcccagccccgaTCCTCCCGAACACTTCTGCGATCGCCATCGCTGATAATAAGAAAGCAGCGCGGTCCCGGTCCAGGCCCAGACTGAGGCCCAAGGGAATGATGTACAAGGACGGGGCGAAGAACCCCAGGGTGACGAAGAGACCAAAAAACGCGTAGCAGATAAAACTCTTCTCTTTCAAAACGGAGAAGTCCAGCAGCGGGGCCTTCTGGCAGCCGGGCCTGGGGCCGGGCTGGCCCAGGGTCTGCTGCAGGTCGGCCTCGGGCTCGAGCTCTACGGTCGTGTGACCAGGCACGTTTTTAGGTGAGGTAGGTAGTTCTACTCCTGAGTCAATGGAATCTATCGAGGTGCGGGTTTTCTCGTTCTCAAGCATGTATTGCACTTCTTTCCGATTTTCGTGGGCGGTGGTTTTGGGGGTCCCGGGTCCTTTGATGATGATAGGTCTGAGCAGCGCCCCGCAGACCACGAGGTTGAGCTGCAGGAGACCCACGAAGAGGAGGCTGTACCTCCAGCCGATGGTCTCCTTCAGGGCCGTGATGGCTTGGGTGGGCAggagcaaaggagaaagaaaagccaaGGTCAGAAACGAACTCAagaccgggggcgggggtggggggaagcgaGAAGAAACGCAGACCGGGAAACGGGTAAACAAAAGTTACTTGGCCGTGGGAATGCAGTCGACACGCACTACCCTTTCTTCTAGGTTTTGGGGGCTTTTAGGACTCGAGAAGGAGGAAGGTGCGTAAGGATGAGCAGAGAGACACATTTTCAGCCCAGGCCTCTGAGAGAGCTCTGGTGGGTGCCTTCCTCCAGGCAGAGACTCGAGATGAACCAAGTCCGTGACCCACATCAAGGTTCGGCAGACAGCCGTCTgcgggccaaatccagcctgttaCTGGATGATAAACCTTGACTAGAACACAGCCGAGATCATTCTTTAATGTCGTCTACGGCTGCTTCTGTGCTGTCACCACAGAGAGGAGTGGATCCCACAAGGACTTGCCCGTGACGCCTGAAATATTTCCCCTCTGGCCTCTTCAAGACAGAATTTCCACCCTCTGAGCTAGATGGTTCTCCATCCACTCCTTCAACCCTCAGTAGTAACAGATGAAGGAGAGGATAAACGAAGAATCTAAAAGCTCAGAGGCTTATCCTGGAATTAAGACACTTACTGTGTGGACACAGTACGGTCCTGTGCAGTATTGCTGCAGTTCTCCGCTTGCTTTGTGGAACGTTCTACCTTCCTGCCGGCCCAGAGGCAGCCTGGAGGGGGGACTGGGCCCTGGCTGGGGTCCTCTGGGGGTTGGGCGGTGTCAGGCCAAAGGGGGCTTCAGGACCCATAGTGAGAAGAGGATAATGCGGGCCCCACGAGACCTTCAGGAATTTTCATCATCATCCCACAAAGGTGAAATGATGTTCATTAGAATTTCATTTCACTAGATTCTCATTCTCTGAGAGCTGACAGTCAGGTATAAGAGACATGGTAAGTTGGTTCCTGAGAAAGAAGATCAGCTTAGCAAGACAGCCCCGAATTCCGGGGCACGGGGTCTCCATTTACTGTCGTAGCATGCTTTGCTCACACCTCTTCTCCCCCTGTTAATATGGGAAACTCAGAATTGCAAAATCTTTCAGGCTTGGGTATTTCAAAGTGCTTTACCCTCCTCTGGCAATGATCGGTCTGCTCTTCTTTGCTCCAACTCACATTCCTTGAGTGCCTGCCTACCAGGTGCCAGGGATGTGCTAGGGAACAAAGCCAACCAAGATGCAGTTTCTACCTTCAGGGCGTTCACAGGCCACTGATTCTCCCCTCAGTGTTTTgttctgaaaaatttcaaacgGACAGAAAAGTGCGAAGAATGATACCTATCTGCCTGCCCGCACTTCAGCGAATTTCAACAGTTAACATTCTTCTCTGTCTGCCTATCTATAGGCAAGCATACATTAATTTTTCTGAACTATCTGAAAAGCTTCAGACATGACACGTCACCCCTAAATACTACTACGTGTATCTCCTTTGGACAAATCCGCCGCGATCCACGGACACATTCACCAAGAAATGGCAGAGTAAGAGGTTAATCTAAGTCTCTAAGGTGATTTGTCTGCCACTGGCTAGTGAAATTCACAGGTTCTCGTTAAGATAGGGAAATAAACCAGGGATAAAAATCTccctgtgagggcttccctggtggcgcagtggttgggggtccacctgccgatgcaggggacgcgggttcgtgccccggtccaagaagatcccacgtgccacggggcggctgggcccgtgagccatggccactgagcctgtgctccgcaacgggagaggccacaacagtgagaggcctgcataccgcaaaaaaaaaaaaaaaaactccctgtgAGATTATCCACACACCATTCACGAAAGGGACTTTACTAGCACAGTTTAAATCCGCATTGAATATGGCTCTTTTGACCAAGGAGAGAAATAGAATAATAGGAACAATCTGAAATCATTAAATCATCTATTTTGGAATGGCTGTTTCAAGCCTTACCACTGAATATGTGCCATTGTATATTCCTATTTATGTAAACTTGGACCAGTATGAAAATGTTTGAATTCCTAAAATCGGGGTTAGGGAAGACAGATCCTGAGACTGTGCTGGAGAAGAGAAGACAATTAACCTTTCCTTCTGCACGCAGTCGAAGCTGTCAGTCTATTAACTGACGGTTGGCAAGAGTCAGTGTAGCAAGAAGAGCTAGTTCACGTGAACACGTAGACTGTAGTCGTCCACTTACCTGGTGCAAAAGCAAACATAGCGAAACATTCTCCTGTAGAAGCAACAGCCGTGACCACAGAGCGTCTTCTGTCAAAGTACTGTGACAGAATGGTGACAGTTGGGAGGAAGCTAAAGCAGTATCCCAGACCTGTGATGGAAAGTCAAAAACGACAGAAAGGACCACATCCTCACTGATGCCAGAAGAATGCACTCAAAGATCTGGGGGTTTTGTGCTCATATTTAAAATGGTAAGTTCTGGGAGCCCAGAAATTCATTCTGGAAAATAGTgctgtagcaaaaaaaaaaaaaacaaaacaggtttcGTCAGAGGTCTGGAGAAACTGCAAGAGCTGTTTTGGAAAGCTaggagttaaaaaaacaaacctgttCTCTGGTTTTTTTCCGTACTTTTCTGCAATGTTTTTCCCCCCAATTTATATAATCCACAGTGGACAGAACTCTTATCgaatatagtttttatttaagaCTTCTA contains:
- the SLC16A6 gene encoding monocarboxylate transporter 7; protein product: MTQKKSQLCSRANVYTQVPDGGWGWVVAVSFFFVEVFTYGIIKSFGVFFNDLMDSFDESNSRISWIISICVFVLTFTAPVSTVLSIGFGHRLVVMVGGLLVSVGMVIASFSQKVYHMYIAIGIISGLGYCFSFLPTVTILSQYFDRRRSVVTAVASTGECFAMFAFAPAITALKETIGWRYSLLFVGLLQLNLVVCGALLRPIIIKGPGTPKTTAHENRKEVQYMLENEKTRTSIDSIDSGVELPTSPKNVPGHTTVELEPEADLQQTLGQPGPRPGCQKAPLLDFSVLKEKSFICYAFFGLFVTLGFFAPSLYIIPLGLSLGLDRDRAAFLLSAMAIAEVFGRIGAGLVLNREPIRKIYIELICVVLLTVSLFAFTFATEFWGLMSCSVFSGIMVGTVAGTHIPLLAEDDVVGIEKMSSAAGVYVFFQSIAGLAGPPLAGLLVDQSKIYSRAFYSCAAGMLVAAVCLALVRPCKRGLCRRPRAGEGKAESHRGKALQDIPEDFLEMDLGKTEHRAPMKTEPV